The Bacillus alveayuensis sequence GTTGCATGCAGGGCATATTACTTGAACGGCTTTTGTTGATAACATACCAATCCAGAAATAAACGATCGTACTAGCGATAATGGACAAGAGACCTAAGATCATAAAAATAGTCATGATTAAAACGGATTCTTTGAAAAAAATACCTAAGTACATAATGATAAATCCAATGAAAATTAAGCTTAGAGCAAAGGTGCGAATTTTATTTATTTTACTCGAATATTTACGTGACATTTTTGCTACCTCCTGTAAAATAATATAGCATACTTTATGATGTTTAAGTAGGAAAGAAATTCTAAACATGAATTAAAGGGTTTTAAATGAAAAATGTAGAACAATTATTTTACAACGAATAACTTTGTACAAAAATTTTGTTAC is a genomic window containing:
- a CDS encoding Zn-dependent protease with chaperone function (product_source=COG0501; cog=COG0501; pfam=PF11023; superfamily=57850; transmembrane_helix_parts=Inside_1_11,TMhelix_12_33,Outside_34_37,TMhelix_38_60,Inside_61_118) translates to MSRKYSSKINKIRTFALSLIFIGFIIMYLGIFFKESVLIMTIFMILGLLSIIASTIVYFWIGMLSTKAVQVICPACNKPTKMLGRVDMCMHCREPLTLDKELEGKEFDEKYNRKKIKK